A genome region from Nitrosopumilus oxyclinae includes the following:
- a CDS encoding transcription initiation factor IIB, with translation MNILEKQNCPECKSTLVDDMQNGEIICSGCGVVVDDQIADFGPETISSNFEDKMKLARATGQTTYSQHDLGITTEISISSKDYSGKTINHGVANQMNNLRKWQQRVRVSSPKERRLANVLTKMGETCESLNLSKNVLETSSMIYRNLDGHVDVKGKSVVSITAATIYMACKQCDVVRSLEEICRGICPAKDVKSKTKLAARYYRTMVMEMGHLHAPVVTMDKYISKIANMTQTEVRVERLALEIAEKTKDSSIADGKAPNGIAAAYLYVASVLLGQNVLQRDVSSVAGVTEVTIRNRCKEILTCYKLKITLRPSLAN, from the coding sequence ATGAACATACTAGAAAAACAAAACTGTCCTGAATGTAAATCTACATTAGTAGACGACATGCAGAATGGTGAAATAATCTGCTCTGGTTGCGGCGTAGTAGTCGATGATCAGATTGCAGACTTTGGTCCAGAAACAATAAGCTCAAACTTCGAAGATAAGATGAAGCTAGCAAGAGCAACAGGACAAACAACCTACTCCCAACATGATTTGGGAATAACTACCGAGATATCAATTAGTTCAAAAGACTACAGTGGAAAAACAATCAACCACGGTGTCGCAAATCAAATGAACAATCTCAGAAAGTGGCAACAAAGAGTACGAGTTTCCTCACCAAAAGAAAGAAGATTAGCAAATGTTTTAACAAAAATGGGTGAAACATGTGAAAGTCTAAATCTTTCAAAGAATGTTTTGGAAACCTCATCTATGATCTACAGAAACTTGGATGGACATGTCGATGTAAAGGGAAAATCAGTAGTAAGCATTACAGCAGCTACGATTTACATGGCATGCAAACAATGTGATGTAGTAAGATCATTAGAAGAAATTTGTCGAGGAATTTGTCCAGCAAAAGATGTTAAATCAAAAACAAAACTTGCAGCTAGATACTATCGAACCATGGTAATGGAAATGGGACATCTACACGCCCCAGTTGTAACCATGGACAAATACATCTCAAAGATAGCAAATATGACTCAGACTGAGGTAAGAGTTGAAAGACTAGCCTTAGAAATTGCTGAGAAAACTAAAGACAGCAGCATCGCTGACGGAAAGGCACCAAATGGTATAGCCGCAGCATATCTGTATGTAGCATCAGTTCTACTTGGTCAAAATGTCCTACAAAGAGACGTTTCAAGTGTTGCAGGAGTTACAGAAGTCACTATCAGAAATAGATGTAAAGAGATTCTAACATGCTATAAGCTCAAAATTACTTTGAGACCATCTCTGGCCAACTAA
- a CDS encoding signal recognition particle subunit SRP19/SEC65 family protein, which produces MKDYEHVVIWLDYFNKNLKKSKGRRLGLEKCVFDPSLKELMDATKAGGLEITESDDKVRFPKRPFVRSGYVIVPKGSSKTKILNKISEKLVAKRSKQSK; this is translated from the coding sequence ATGAAAGATTACGAGCATGTCGTAATCTGGTTAGATTATTTCAACAAGAATTTAAAAAAATCTAAAGGTAGAAGATTAGGTTTAGAAAAATGTGTTTTTGATCCTTCATTAAAAGAATTAATGGATGCGACAAAAGCTGGGGGATTGGAAATTACAGAATCAGATGACAAGGTAAGATTTCCTAAAAGACCATTTGTAAGGTCAGGGTATGTTATCGTACCAAAAGGATCCTCCAAGACAAAAATACTAAACAAAATTTCAGAAAAGTTAGTGGCAAAAAGATCAAAGCAGTCCAAATAA
- a CDS encoding H/ACA ribonucleoprotein complex subunit GAR1: MQEVGEIMHLAGSGRVIIQLSTELVEGQILCDKTGTRVAKVNELIGPIKRPYASATPLTNNIKKYIGKQVYVDQESPANKPKRFRRKK; the protein is encoded by the coding sequence TTGCAGGAGGTAGGCGAAATAATGCACCTAGCCGGTAGTGGCAGGGTAATCATTCAACTATCAACAGAATTAGTTGAAGGACAGATACTCTGTGACAAAACGGGAACTAGAGTTGCAAAAGTAAACGAACTGATAGGTCCAATAAAAAGACCGTATGCATCAGCAACGCCATTAACAAATAATATCAAAAAATACATCGGCAAACAAGTTTACGTTGATCAAGAATCCCCTGCTAACAAACCAAAAAGATTTAGGAGAAAAAAATAA
- a CDS encoding Lrp/AsnC family transcriptional regulator, which translates to MDESDKELLNEIQWTFPLVTRPFDAIAKKFNTTPEDIKSRLKELKEIGVLRQLSAIFDTRKLGYTSSLVAMEIESDKLDYVASQINRHPGVSHNYERDHEFNLWFTLAVPPGADLKAELEKFNVLKGIKKVRMLPTLQLFKIGVKLDMVDDKKHEIAPSEEKKEVKNVEFNPTEEDKDFIRELQKDMDIIDEPFVLAAKNLGITENELFEKMKHYENIGVMRRFAAILRHRQVGFTANGMIVWKVPEDRIKQVGETLGSFPQVSHCYERPTYADWPYNVFSMIHCKTHDEAYEVAKTIQDQINVDEYNILFSSREFKKTRVEYFVENSFSLEETLSAS; encoded by the coding sequence ATGGATGAATCTGATAAAGAACTTCTAAATGAAATTCAATGGACGTTTCCTCTAGTAACAAGACCTTTTGATGCAATTGCTAAAAAATTCAATACTACTCCTGAAGATATCAAGTCTCGTCTAAAAGAACTAAAAGAAATTGGTGTTCTGAGACAATTAAGTGCAATTTTTGATACTCGAAAACTAGGATATACTAGTTCTCTAGTAGCTATGGAAATTGAATCTGATAAATTAGATTATGTTGCAAGCCAAATCAATCGTCATCCTGGTGTAAGTCACAATTATGAACGGGATCACGAGTTTAATCTATGGTTTACTTTAGCTGTTCCTCCAGGTGCTGATTTGAAAGCAGAGCTTGAAAAATTCAATGTCTTAAAAGGAATTAAAAAAGTAAGAATGCTTCCTACATTACAATTATTCAAAATTGGTGTTAAACTTGACATGGTAGATGACAAGAAACATGAAATTGCACCTAGTGAAGAGAAAAAAGAAGTTAAAAATGTAGAATTTAATCCAACTGAAGAAGATAAAGACTTTATCCGTGAATTACAAAAAGACATGGATATTATTGATGAACCATTTGTCCTTGCAGCAAAAAATCTTGGAATAACTGAAAATGAATTATTTGAAAAAATGAAACACTATGAAAATATTGGAGTCATGCGAAGATTTGCTGCAATCTTAAGACACAGACAAGTTGGATTTACTGCAAATGGAATGATTGTATGGAAAGTTCCAGAAGATAGAATTAAACAAGTTGGAGAAACATTGGGCTCATTTCCACAGGTAAGTCATTGTTATGAAAGACCAACATATGCTGATTGGCCATACAATGTCTTTTCAATGATTCATTGTAAAACTCATGATGAGGCATATGAGGTGGCAAAAACCATTCAAGATCAAATTAATGTAGATGAATACAATATCCTTTTCAGCTCCCGTGAATTCAAAAAAACACGTGTTGAATATTTTGTAGAGAATTCTTTTAGTTTAGAAGAAACACTTTCAGCATCTTAG
- the hemA gene encoding glutamyl-tRNA reductase produces the protein MKQNIINARVTFRNSPIHILEQFTIKDMKNAYEQFKKDSGLDECVIIQTCNRIEIFGKSETYDLEKIKKTWATITGLQEETFNENIEFVENHDALHHLLKLTSGLDSMVLGEDQILGQIKNSITSAREEKASGQHLNTLFDKAIRIGTRIRNSSGIGAGGISVGSMAVKLAEENIDELKTKKVLLIGTGEVSTLVAKSLQRRGYAFDVTSRTIGRSNTFCETMGGSPIKFESVLSGFDNYDVIFVATTAPYFLVTNEKITEAMKNKKNGMMILDLSNPRTVDEKVATIGGVKLMNLDQIAEMVEKNMNARLNKVKSVENIISEEVSVLEASMKRLDAEPLVIDVFKNIENIREKELQKALQMLNEKDEKKIKIIEELTKAVVESIVSTPMNNIRKASEQGNPDVVELAGKLFDYKKQNQAD, from the coding sequence ATGAAACAAAATATCATCAATGCACGCGTTACTTTTCGTAACTCACCAATTCACATTCTTGAACAATTTACAATTAAGGATATGAAGAATGCGTATGAGCAATTCAAAAAAGATTCAGGGTTGGACGAATGTGTAATTATTCAAACATGCAACAGAATAGAGATATTTGGAAAATCAGAAACATATGATTTAGAAAAGATAAAGAAAACTTGGGCTACAATTACAGGGCTTCAAGAAGAGACATTTAATGAAAATATAGAATTTGTAGAAAACCATGATGCATTACACCATTTATTGAAACTAACATCAGGGTTGGATTCGATGGTATTGGGAGAAGACCAAATTCTAGGTCAAATTAAAAATTCAATTACATCAGCCAGAGAAGAAAAAGCATCAGGCCAACATCTCAACACACTATTTGATAAAGCAATTCGAATAGGAACCAGAATCAGAAATTCAAGTGGAATTGGCGCAGGAGGTATTTCAGTTGGGTCCATGGCAGTAAAGTTAGCAGAAGAAAACATTGATGAATTAAAAACAAAAAAAGTGTTACTAATTGGAACTGGAGAAGTCTCAACCCTAGTTGCAAAATCATTACAAAGACGTGGCTATGCCTTTGATGTTACAAGTAGAACGATTGGAAGATCAAATACATTTTGTGAAACAATGGGAGGTAGTCCAATCAAGTTTGAATCAGTGCTCTCAGGATTTGATAATTATGATGTGATATTTGTAGCAACAACTGCACCATATTTTCTTGTTACAAATGAAAAAATTACAGAAGCTATGAAAAATAAAAAAAATGGAATGATGATTTTAGATTTATCAAATCCTAGAACTGTAGATGAAAAAGTTGCAACTATTGGCGGTGTGAAACTAATGAATTTAGATCAAATTGCAGAAATGGTAGAGAAAAACATGAATGCCAGATTAAACAAGGTAAAAAGCGTTGAAAATATAATTAGTGAGGAAGTATCTGTATTAGAAGCCTCAATGAAAAGATTAGATGCAGAACCACTTGTAATAGACGTATTCAAGAATATTGAAAATATTCGAGAAAAAGAATTACAAAAAGCACTTCAAATGCTAAATGAAAAAGATGAGAAAAAAATCAAGATTATCGAAGAACTAACAAAAGCAGTTGTCGAAAGTATTGTATCTACTCCAATGAACAATATCAGAAAAGCATCAGAGCAAGGCAATCCTGACGTGGTAGAATTAGCAGGCAAGCTGTTTGACTATAAAAAACAGAACCAGGCAGACTAG
- a CDS encoding alcohol dehydrogenase — translation MKSARILGPNEPLAVSESDTPKPQGAQVLVKVKSVGVCHSDLHLWEGGYDLGDGQFMKVTDRGVKYPVTPGHEIVGTVEEIGDSVSGVSKGDQVLVFPWIGCGECPACKVENENLCDAPRSMGVFQDGGYSDYALIPDSKYLAKLDGVDPDAATSLACSGLTAYTAIKKANQNSPEFIVIVGAGGLGLMGVQIASAITDAKIICVDLDDKKLETAKEMGAHFTVNSKDPETTKKIMSICNDKGADSVVDFVNAPPTAKLDFAILRKRGNLVLVGLFGGSIELSLVTIPLKSIIIQGAYTGNYTDMVELLDLARKGTINPVISKRYSLDDANTALEDLKARKIIGRAVINP, via the coding sequence ATGAAATCTGCTAGGATCTTAGGCCCAAATGAGCCTCTTGCAGTCTCTGAAAGTGATACCCCAAAACCACAAGGTGCACAAGTTCTAGTTAAAGTGAAATCAGTTGGTGTATGCCATAGTGATTTACATTTGTGGGAAGGTGGATATGATCTAGGTGATGGTCAATTTATGAAAGTCACTGATAGAGGGGTAAAATATCCTGTAACGCCTGGTCATGAAATTGTGGGAACTGTTGAAGAGATTGGAGATTCTGTTTCTGGAGTTTCAAAAGGAGATCAAGTTTTAGTTTTTCCATGGATTGGATGCGGTGAGTGTCCTGCTTGTAAAGTAGAAAATGAAAATCTATGCGATGCCCCAAGATCTATGGGTGTTTTTCAAGATGGGGGTTATTCTGATTATGCATTAATTCCTGATTCAAAATATTTGGCAAAACTTGATGGTGTTGATCCTGATGCTGCTACTTCACTTGCATGTTCTGGTCTAACTGCTTACACTGCTATCAAAAAAGCAAACCAAAATTCACCTGAATTTATTGTGATTGTTGGCGCTGGTGGCTTGGGATTGATGGGTGTACAAATTGCATCAGCCATAACTGATGCTAAGATTATTTGTGTTGACTTGGATGATAAAAAATTAGAAACAGCAAAAGAAATGGGTGCTCATTTCACAGTAAATTCCAAAGACCCTGAAACAACTAAAAAAATAATGTCAATCTGTAATGATAAAGGTGCAGATAGTGTTGTTGATTTTGTTAATGCTCCTCCAACTGCAAAATTAGATTTTGCAATACTTAGAAAACGTGGTAACTTGGTTCTTGTTGGATTATTTGGCGGTTCTATTGAATTATCCCTTGTTACAATTCCTCTAAAATCAATTATCATTCAAGGTGCATATACTGGAAATTACACTGATATGGTGGAACTACTTGATCTTGCACGAAAAGGTACAATTAATCCAGTAATTTCAAAAAGATATTCCTTAGATGATGCAAACACTGCTCTTGAAGATCTCAAAGCCCGAAAAATTATTGGGCGTGCTGTGATAAATCCATAG
- a CDS encoding chromosome segregation protein ScpA: MSESQTPNSISQEPVNILFSPSSVVKKDVWEIDLIQILNLLIKILEKTGKKDLKVAGMAALSSSLIYRMKVESIFALQKAAMERKPMHQRTDADIELIDIPYRHESTYPVSLDDLLGLLQNLIGTIANPQSRRNRHLEIEPIEAPDFQDFFISLESIIGKYEDLIMKKIAAAGFGLLQDIIVDLDQVDSIRCFFAALFLARDQKVDLEQAEDDIKIIVMKDELTN, encoded by the coding sequence GTGAGCGAATCACAAACTCCCAACAGTATTTCTCAGGAACCAGTAAACATTCTATTTAGCCCGTCATCAGTTGTTAAAAAAGACGTTTGGGAAATTGACCTAATTCAAATTTTAAATTTATTAATAAAAATTCTTGAAAAAACAGGAAAGAAAGATCTCAAAGTTGCAGGAATGGCCGCTTTATCATCATCACTAATTTACAGAATGAAAGTAGAAAGTATTTTTGCACTACAAAAAGCAGCAATGGAGAGAAAACCAATGCATCAAAGAACCGATGCAGATATTGAATTAATTGATATTCCATATAGACATGAATCCACATATCCAGTTTCATTAGATGACTTGTTAGGATTATTACAAAATCTCATAGGTACAATTGCAAACCCACAATCCAGACGAAACAGACATTTAGAAATTGAGCCAATTGAAGCCCCAGACTTTCAAGACTTTTTCATATCACTTGAAAGCATCATTGGAAAATACGAAGACCTCATTATGAAAAAAATAGCTGCTGCAGGATTTGGATTATTACAAGACATCATCGTAGACTTGGATCAAGTCGACTCCATCAGATGTTTCTTTGCAGCATTATTTTTGGCAAGAGACCAAAAAGTTGACCTCGAACAAGCAGAAGATGACATCAAAATTATCGTCATGAAAGATGAATTGACAAATTAA
- a CDS encoding 30S ribosomal protein S8e — translation MRKSVENLATSKITGGRRVPLRIRRKYETDRYPNEPINGAQVTVTRRVRGNNKKTALKTIDFVNLATGEAKVKKTKIIKVLENATNNDYQRRGIITKGAILETAEGKCKVVSKPGQNGIVNAILVKE, via the coding sequence GTGAGAAAATCCGTAGAGAACTTAGCAACCAGTAAAATTACTGGTGGAAGAAGAGTTCCACTTAGAATTAGAAGAAAATATGAAACTGATAGATATCCAAATGAGCCAATCAATGGAGCTCAAGTTACAGTAACTAGAAGAGTTAGAGGCAATAATAAAAAAACAGCTTTGAAGACAATTGACTTTGTTAATTTAGCAACAGGTGAAGCTAAAGTAAAGAAAACAAAAATTATCAAAGTATTAGAAAACGCTACAAACAATGATTATCAAAGACGTGGCATCATTACAAAGGGTGCAATTCTTGAAACAGCAGAAGGCAAATGCAAAGTTGTTTCAAAACCAGGACAAAACGGAATAGTTAACGCAATTTTAGTAAAGGAGTAA
- a CDS encoding aldo/keto reductase yields the protein MKYNKLGKTDIEISEIGFGAWAIALDWWGKKIEEDEAKRMLKKAYDVGINFFETGDLYGKGLSEKLIGEVFKDMRDEVVISTKYGYDFRNVEQIGHKELPQKFDEDYTRMALRNSLERLQTDHLDMYGVHNPKLKDVRDDSIYNLLDSFIKDGSIKTYQIALGPAIGWTQEGLEAMDKPNISAVQTVYNILEQTPGNELMKKAEEKDVGILVRVPEASGILTGKVNADTKFDDNDHRSVRKREWLKASLEKVEQFKPIADRNGLSITEFAMKHMMTKKGFATVLPTMISEEEIVNYAQMSDGKYISDSDMKEVEELYNSWPPYELKATPQAS from the coding sequence TTGAAATACAACAAACTAGGAAAAACAGATATCGAAATCTCAGAGATTGGATTTGGAGCATGGGCGATTGCTCTTGATTGGTGGGGCAAAAAAATTGAAGAAGATGAAGCAAAAAGAATGCTCAAAAAAGCTTATGACGTTGGAATTAATTTCTTTGAAACCGGAGATTTGTATGGTAAAGGATTAAGTGAAAAATTAATTGGCGAAGTCTTCAAAGACATGAGAGACGAGGTTGTCATTTCAACAAAATACGGTTATGATTTTAGAAATGTTGAACAAATTGGACATAAAGAACTTCCACAAAAATTTGATGAAGATTATACTAGAATGGCACTAAGAAATAGTTTAGAGAGATTACAAACAGATCATCTTGACATGTATGGAGTACACAATCCAAAACTCAAAGACGTAAGAGATGATTCAATATACAATTTACTTGATAGTTTCATCAAAGATGGTTCAATCAAAACATATCAAATTGCTCTAGGTCCAGCAATTGGATGGACACAAGAAGGATTGGAAGCTATGGATAAACCAAACATCAGTGCAGTCCAAACAGTTTACAATATTTTAGAACAAACACCAGGAAACGAATTAATGAAAAAAGCTGAAGAAAAAGATGTAGGAATTCTAGTTAGAGTTCCAGAGGCATCAGGAATTTTAACAGGAAAAGTCAATGCAGATACAAAATTTGATGACAATGATCATAGATCAGTTAGAAAAAGAGAATGGCTCAAAGCATCATTAGAAAAAGTCGAACAATTCAAACCAATTGCAGACAGAAATGGTCTAAGCATTACAGAATTTGCAATGAAGCATATGATGACTAAGAAAGGATTTGCAACAGTACTTCCAACAATGATCAGTGAAGAAGAGATTGTAAATTATGCTCAAATGTCAGATGGAAAATACATTTCAGACTCAGATATGAAAGAAGTTGAAGAGTTGTACAATTCTTGGCCTCCATACGAATTAAAAGCAACACCACAAGCAAGTTAA
- the scpB gene encoding SMC-Scp complex subunit ScpB, translating to MVKVENLDEATARIEAALYSAGRPLRIEDIVRASGTESRTKTLALLESIMKKTKSAFKALEIVILPDGSYVMQLKPEYSSTVKRYASKPVLPNATLKTLSYIAYMQPISSKQLVETRGSGVYAHLKELRQLDYISSQNVGRMKIFSTTDKFQKYFGIQGDVEDLKQRLFSKVRKTASRQTTPTPPVASEVN from the coding sequence ATGGTAAAAGTTGAGAATTTAGATGAGGCTACAGCAAGAATAGAAGCAGCATTGTATTCTGCAGGCAGGCCACTTAGAATTGAAGACATTGTACGAGCTTCAGGCACAGAATCTAGAACAAAAACACTTGCCTTACTTGAGAGCATTATGAAAAAGACAAAGTCAGCTTTCAAGGCATTAGAAATTGTCATACTTCCAGACGGATCATACGTGATGCAATTAAAACCAGAATACAGTTCAACTGTCAAAAGGTATGCATCAAAACCAGTGTTACCAAATGCAACACTCAAGACATTATCATACATTGCATATATGCAACCCATCTCATCAAAACAACTTGTCGAGACAAGAGGATCTGGAGTGTATGCACATCTCAAAGAATTAAGACAACTAGATTACATCTCTAGTCAAAACGTTGGACGAATGAAAATTTTTTCAACAACTGATAAATTCCAAAAATACTTTGGAATTCAAGGAGACGTAGAAGATCTAAAACAAAGATTATTCTCCAAAGTGAGAAAAACTGCCAGCAGACAAACAACTCCAACACCACCTGTTGCATCAGAAGTTAACTAG
- a CDS encoding precorrin-2 dehydrogenase/sirohydrochlorin ferrochelatase family protein — translation MIVNLNLQNKKIIIIGGGNEAQKRINSLLKQECDITIIADSINSQITKLTKTKKIKVIKQKVVDTKFISKLKPNMIITTTNDRKINQKIINAAKKKGITVYSSDNPEDSDFSNPAIIDFENMIQIAIFTGGQSPAMSKKIKEKSEKALKKTITKEDIAQIKIQKMARKLAKEVIDTPDQRRECLRSIMRDNEIDQLIKDGQMKKAEKKVSTILRNWK, via the coding sequence ATGATAGTTAATCTAAATCTCCAGAACAAAAAAATCATCATTATAGGGGGAGGAAATGAGGCACAAAAAAGAATCAATTCTCTACTCAAACAAGAATGTGACATTACCATAATTGCAGATTCAATAAATTCACAAATAACCAAACTAACCAAAACTAAAAAAATCAAAGTCATAAAACAAAAAGTTGTAGATACAAAATTTATTTCAAAATTAAAACCCAATATGATCATTACAACTACTAATGATAGAAAGATAAATCAGAAAATCATCAACGCTGCAAAAAAGAAAGGCATCACAGTGTATAGTTCAGACAATCCTGAAGATAGTGACTTTTCTAATCCTGCAATCATTGATTTTGAAAACATGATACAGATTGCAATTTTTACAGGAGGCCAAAGTCCAGCCATGTCAAAGAAGATCAAAGAAAAATCAGAAAAAGCACTCAAAAAAACAATCACAAAAGAAGACATTGCACAGATCAAAATTCAAAAAATGGCAAGGAAATTAGCAAAAGAAGTAATCGATACTCCAGATCAGAGACGAGAATGCCTACGTAGCATCATGAGGGATAATGAGATTGATCAGTTAATTAAAGACGGCCAGATGAAAAAAGCTGAAAAGAAAGTTAGTACAATATTGAGGAATTGGAAATGA
- the sufC gene encoding Fe-S cluster assembly ATPase SufC, translated as MAVLEIKDLHVSREGKEILKGVNLKTGPGEVHAIMGPNGSGKSTLAYTLLAHPKYEVTKGDILLDGESILELSADERAKKGLFLGFQYPTEVSGVGFSHFLRTAYNSLSKAMQGDNREVFITVREFQKYLKENLEKVGLKEEFLSRYLNEGFSGGEKKRAEVLQMAVLKPKISILDEPDSGLDIDAVQAVAQAISKVADKDATIIIITHYARILKFLDKLDFVHVFARGQVLKTGDASLADKLEAEGYEWALEQSA; from the coding sequence ATGGCAGTATTAGAAATCAAAGATCTTCACGTATCTAGAGAAGGTAAAGAGATTCTAAAAGGAGTCAATTTGAAAACAGGCCCAGGAGAAGTGCATGCCATTATGGGACCAAACGGTTCAGGAAAAAGTACATTAGCATACACATTACTTGCACACCCAAAATATGAAGTCACAAAAGGAGATATTTTGTTAGATGGTGAAAGCATTTTAGAATTATCAGCAGATGAGAGAGCAAAGAAAGGATTATTCTTAGGATTTCAATACCCAACTGAAGTTTCAGGTGTAGGATTTTCTCACTTTCTAAGAACTGCATACAACTCTCTAAGTAAAGCAATGCAAGGAGACAACAGAGAAGTATTCATCACAGTTAGAGAATTTCAAAAATATCTTAAAGAAAATTTAGAAAAAGTTGGTTTGAAAGAAGAATTCCTTTCAAGATATCTCAACGAAGGATTTTCCGGTGGAGAAAAGAAACGTGCCGAAGTATTACAAATGGCAGTCCTAAAACCAAAAATTTCAATTTTAGATGAACCAGATTCAGGATTAGATATTGATGCCGTACAAGCAGTAGCACAGGCAATCAGTAAAGTTGCAGATAAAGATGCAACAATTATTATCATCACTCACTATGCCAGAATTTTAAAATTCCTAGATAAATTAGATTTTGTTCACGTATTTGCAAGAGGTCAAGTATTGAAAACAGGTGATGCATCACTTGCAGACAAACTCGAAGCAGAAGGATACGAATGGGCTTTAGAACAATCAGCCTAA
- a CDS encoding DUF167 domain-containing protein: MIYKVHVEFSKDVLEIINDEIIIGIKSKPIKGEANKEIIKKIAKHFKISTALVQIKSGHKTSEKIIEISQ; encoded by the coding sequence TTGATATACAAAGTACATGTAGAATTTTCTAAAGATGTTTTAGAAATAATTAATGATGAAATTATTATCGGAATAAAATCAAAGCCAATTAAAGGTGAGGCAAACAAAGAAATTATTAAAAAAATTGCAAAACATTTCAAAATATCTACAGCACTTGTACAAATAAAGTCAGGACATAAAACATCAGAAAAAATTATAGAGATTTCACAGTAG
- a CDS encoding chlorite dismutase family protein — translation MSEEDNQYYFNFSFFKVDPKWRWMADLAKEESAKEVENVMNNSGIMYRTYSNLGLRDDADFLIWFAAKTVEEIQTVIEKIYKTVFGKYIVPSRTYLSCTRPSLYVQEQKVHGFLTGNDPKKHVIVYPFTKTREWYLLPKEKRQEIMDEHIEVSRKYPQIILNTTYSFGIHDEDFMLAFEVDDIRDFQDLIMDLRETQVSTYVKNDIPMIVCVKKDLVPLISSLG, via the coding sequence ATGTCAGAAGAAGATAACCAATATTATTTCAATTTCTCATTTTTCAAAGTGGATCCTAAATGGAGATGGATGGCAGACTTGGCAAAAGAAGAGTCTGCAAAAGAAGTGGAAAATGTAATGAACAATTCAGGGATTATGTATAGAACATATTCAAATTTAGGATTAAGAGATGATGCTGATTTTCTAATTTGGTTTGCAGCAAAAACAGTTGAAGAAATTCAAACAGTCATTGAAAAAATTTACAAAACTGTATTTGGGAAATACATAGTTCCATCAAGAACATATCTGTCATGCACAAGACCATCTCTCTATGTACAAGAACAAAAGGTGCATGGGTTTCTTACAGGAAATGATCCAAAAAAACACGTCATAGTATACCCATTTACAAAAACAAGAGAGTGGTATCTACTTCCTAAAGAAAAGCGTCAAGAAATTATGGATGAGCATATTGAAGTAAGTCGAAAATACCCACAGATTATTCTCAACACCACATACTCTTTTGGAATACATGATGAAGATTTCATGTTAGCATTTGAAGTAGATGATATCAGAGATTTTCAAGATTTGATCATGGATTTACGAGAAACCCAAGTCTCAACATATGTAAAAAATGACATTCCGATGATCGTATGTGTCAAAAAAGACCTAGTTCCACTGATTTCCAGTCTAGGTTAA